Below is a genomic region from Thermocladium sp. ECH_B.
CCAAGACGTTGATGCCTAGATCTATTGAGGCCATTTTGTTACCTTTAGGCGATTTAACTTGAATGCTCTTCCTCTCGCCGCGAAGGATGTGCTTACTCCTCCTTCCCGTTTTAGTTACCTCAACGCCAACCTCCACGGGAATGGAGGCGAACCAAGCATTTCCAACCTCATCGTAATAAATCTCGAGCCTACCTTGTTTCCCGTGCCACCTCAACCTACCCGTAAAACTAATTTTGAGGTGGAAGTCCTTTAGGACTAGTTTCTGTCCATCCACTACATACCTATCCTGCCTAACGACTAGGAGGAGCTTCCTCACTCCAGTCTCCCCATCCTTCCAATAACGCGGCGGGCTTATGTGGTTCATGTGGGGCGGTGGTTTGTTTTCCTTCCTCAGCCTCAATAGGGAGAAGAGTGAGTTCCATGCCTCATTGTTCTTTTGCATGACTGCTTGCGCGTTGACCCCCAATTCTTCCTTATGCTTCTCGTAGCATTTGCCCCAAGTCCCCTCGAAGTCCACTTTTTCACCGCGGAAGAACTGCTGCCTCCTCTCATAATTCAACTCGTTGAAGAGCTTAGCCGAGGCGTCGGCTAGCCTCCTCAGTTTTCTTTCTTGGAAGTTTGGTAGGAGGCGAACCACATTAGTCCTCTTGTTAGTGCATTTAACTTCTCGGATGTCCTCTCCCGGTATTGCGG
It encodes:
- a CDS encoding transposase, with the translated sequence MPGEDIREVKCTNKRTNVVRLLPNFQERKLRRLADASAKLFNELNYERRQQFFRGEKVDFEGTWGKCYEKHKEELGVNAQAVMQKNNEAWNSLFSLLRLRKENKPPPHMNHISPPRYWKDGETGVRKLLLVVRQDRYVVDGQKLVLKDFHLKISFTGRLRWHGKQGRLEIYYDEVGNAWFASIPVEVGVEVTKTGRRSKHILRGERKSIQVKSPKGNKMASIDLGINVLASVVIDDGTWLLYKGIRAKEDYFYFGKRISEAQSLSDKMKNLEEYEAYYELNREGRRLFKKLTRRLLHLYRNFASHLMRELHERGVSTIYLGYPFNIAQDKGNKFTVNLWSYRKLMEVIELKAQEYGIRVFEVIEYNTSKYCAYHGVQVERGPRGVVNCPKGHRLHSDLNGALNILKKATGITISAIKRPLSFIVDHNRVAPIKGA